The Mucilaginibacter rubeus genomic interval GTTGATTTACCGGTGTTGGGATTTCCTACAAGTGCAACTCTTATATCGGCTTTCAATGCTTACAAAACTACTGCAAAATGATGGTAGACGCTTCAAACCTGCGTAAACTAAGCTGATAGCCTGATACGCTGATGGCAATAGGATCGCCAAGAGGGGCAATACGCGAAATGCGCACCTCTTCGCCGGGTAAACAACCCATCTCCATCAGTTTTACCGACATTTCGAGATCGGTAAATTCCTTTACGATACCAGTTTCGCCTACTTCCAGTTGTGACAGCTTCATCATTTATAATATAAAACGTAGCAAATGTAAGCTTATTTATATTAAATCCAAATAAGACGGGTAATGATATGCAGATTTTAAATGTGCAGCTGTGCAAATGACTTTAGTGTGAAGTTTGGAGGGAAATGCGACAGATTACAGATGTGCAGATTTCAAATGTGTAAATGACTTTTTGATGCTATCGATTTTGCTTTTTCTGCTTTTACTGACACGATCACGTCAGTGTTCAATTTTTTAAAAACGAGTGTTCAACTTTTAATTTCTAAAAAGATGCAAGTCTTTGATTGTCAGCTATAATTTGTTCATGTTTGATGATTTGCTGATCGTTGTTGGAATTAAGGCGCTGATTATCAGTGATGTTTTTCTTGAAAATAATTGCAAGTGTTTACACTTTAAAAAATTGAACACCTGTAAATTGAATAGTAATTGTGCTTTGCCGGTAGGTTAAGCGATCATTTGCTCATCTGCACATCTACGCCATCATTTGCACAGTACCTTTTGAATCTGCTGCTTTAACTTTCCCAAAATGCGGACAGCCGCATCCCTTATGAAAAATACCGCATGATGATGTTGCCATTAACAGCACTGCGCCTAATAAAATAACCAGTTTATTTTTTTTCATTTTTTCCAATCGCCTCAATAGTCAGCATAACACTAAAAACGCCCATACAGGCACCCAGTACATCACAAAAAAGATCGTTCCAATCGCCGGTGCGCCAGGTGAAAATGGAGATCTGCAGTATTTCAATAAGCCCTCCAAAAATTATGCTGACAATCCAAATGATGAACACGCCTGTATACGTAAGCCGCCTGGGTTTTTGTTGCCTTATTACGCCAAAGCAAACCAGTACAATCAGCGTAAAAAACAAACCGCAATGCGTTAGTTTATCAAAACCTTCAAAAAACAATGGCGATTTATCAACCGAGTCGAGATGTACCGAGCAAATAACCAAAACAAATAGGGCCCACAAAATAGCGGGCCCATGATATTTTAAAAACAGCTTCATTTTATGCGCCGATAACCGCTTGATAATCGTCAGCCGATAAAAGTGCGTCAACGTCTGCAGCATTAGCTATGGTGATTTTTACCATCCAGCCTTCGCCATATGGATCGCTATTTACCAGGTCGGGTTGGTTGTTTAGGGCCGGGTTAACTTCGGTTACAGTACCGGTAACAGGCATAAACAGGTCAGATACAGTTTTTACTGCCTCTACAGTGCCAAAAACCTCGTCTTTAGCAACTTCTTTACCTAATGAAGTAACATCAACATAAACAATGTCGCCCAGCTCGCCCTGAGCAAATTCGGTGATGCCTACGGTAGCTACATTGCCTTCAACCTTAATCCACTCGTGATCTTTGGTGTATTTTAATTCAGCTGGAAAATTCATGTCGTTAAATTTTGTGTGCTCAAAAATAGTAAAACTTTGGTTTTCGCAATTATGGATATGTAAATTATGCAATCATCATTTTCTATATGTCATAGTGATGATTTATCGGAAATATATTTGTCCGTTTTAAAACTCGCGTTTAGTGTTGGTTACCCAGGTATCCAGTGCGGTTAGTAGCTTTTCGTTCTCCTTAAACCATTTGGCATTTTCTTCCTGGTTAGCCGTTAATGATACCAGGTGTGCAAACGCGTCCATGTTTTCGCTTTGACCAAGTTGTTTAAAATAATCGGCCATATAGCGGGTATAGAAATCATTTTTCTGATCGCCATAAAAACTGGAAGAAACCTTAAATGCTTCAATAAGCTGAAATTTAAGCGAGTCGGTAACAGAGAGATTAGTTTTACCCGATGTTGCGTTAACGATGGCCATAGGTAAAATCAGGTTGCCGGTATTGAGGTCATTTTTATCAATCGTCATATTAATGCTTTTCTCGCCGGTTTTCTTAATGCCATAATGTAAAATGGCCTGGATGCTTTGGTAGGCCCCGGCCGATCTTTTAGTTTGGGGTTCGAGCATCAAAAAGCTGCACCAAGCCAACAGGGAACAACCCCGTTTGCCTTCCATCGCAAGCGCCATCGCATACGCCCGCTGGCTGCTGGCATGTTTGGGCTGAAGCTTAATAGCATCTACAGCGGCATCTTCACTTTCCTTGTATTTTTTTACCCTGTAATAGGTTATGGCTAAATTATAATGGAGGCGCTGATAATCCGGATCTATCGAAATACCTTTTTGAAACAGCTCAATGGCTTTTTCGGGTTGATTGTCGTCATCATAAATGCTGCCCAGCATATCATACGCGCCGCCACTTTTAGGATCCAGCTTCATTAACTTTTCAAGGTAAGGAATAGCCTCCTTTCCCTTGCCACTGCTAAACAGCGTATATGACATTTCGTGATAGGCAGTGGGATAATTAGGATCGAGCTTTAGCGCGGCCTGGTACTTTTCAATAGCCTCGGCATATTTACCCTCATCGTGAAGGGCAACACCCTGCTTTACAAGATTAACGGCTTCCTGGTTGGTTTGCGCTTTAACTTTAAATGACAAGGCGACTGCTATAAACAGCAAAAGGATTTTGTGATAGGTTTTCATACCGAAATTTACGAAACCTGTTTTGCAAAAAACAATAACCGACCTAAAATTTTCTTTCGGCAGATGCCATCCATTCATCCAAGGCCTTACGTTTATCGGCATTGTTTTGCAGCCAGTTAACAACGCCCACTTTATAGGCATTCAGGCTAATCAACTTAACAGCGGTTGAAAAATTGGGCGATTGGGATAGTTTATAAAAGAAGGCTGCATAGTAATTCCAGAAAAAGGACTGCCTGCCCGGTTTTTCTCCGAGTTTGCCAACGGTAAGAAAAATATTTTTCAATTGGGTTTCCAATTGACCGCCCGGCACGGCAACCGCAGTACTTAAGGTTTTGTTGAGCAGCAACGTTTCGGCATCTGCTTTTCCTGCTTTCAGGTCGCCGCCTTTGAGTAAACTTTGCAGGTTGGTATAGGCTTCGTCTGCGCGAGGGCCTTCGGGATCAAGGAGCAGGAAGCTGCACAAGCCCATTAATGCCGGTACCCTTTTGTTTTGATGGAAAGTCACCAGTCCATAAAGGCGCTGACTATTGGCGTGCTTTGGATCAAGCTTAATGGCTTCAATGGCTGCCTGCTCTGCATCGGCATATTTTTGCGCACGGAAATAGGCTATCCCTAAATTAAAATATAGGGGCTGATAATCAGGTTTTAACTTAATTCCCTGCTGGTACGCCTCAATGGCTTGCTGCGGCTGATGCGAGGCATCGTAAATACTGCCCATGAGTTC includes:
- a CDS encoding ferrous iron transport protein A — encoded protein: MKLSQLEVGETGIVKEFTDLEMSVKLMEMGCLPGEEVRISRIAPLGDPIAISVSGYQLSLRRFEASTIILQ
- a CDS encoding VanZ family protein; protein product: MKLFLKYHGPAILWALFVLVICSVHLDSVDKSPLFFEGFDKLTHCGLFFTLIVLVCFGVIRQQKPRRLTYTGVFIIWIVSIIFGGLIEILQISIFTWRTGDWNDLFCDVLGACMGVFSVMLTIEAIGKNEKK
- the gcvH gene encoding glycine cleavage system protein GcvH encodes the protein MNFPAELKYTKDHEWIKVEGNVATVGITEFAQGELGDIVYVDVTSLGKEVAKDEVFGTVEAVKTVSDLFMPVTGTVTEVNPALNNQPDLVNSDPYGEGWMVKITIANAADVDALLSADDYQAVIGA
- a CDS encoding tetratricopeptide repeat protein yields the protein MKTYHKILLLFIAVALSFKVKAQTNQEAVNLVKQGVALHDEGKYAEAIEKYQAALKLDPNYPTAYHEMSYTLFSSGKGKEAIPYLEKLMKLDPKSGGAYDMLGSIYDDDNQPEKAIELFQKGISIDPDYQRLHYNLAITYYRVKKYKESEDAAVDAIKLQPKHASSQRAYAMALAMEGKRGCSLLAWCSFLMLEPQTKRSAGAYQSIQAILHYGIKKTGEKSINMTIDKNDLNTGNLILPMAIVNATSGKTNLSVTDSLKFQLIEAFKVSSSFYGDQKNDFYTRYMADYFKQLGQSENMDAFAHLVSLTANQEENAKWFKENEKLLTALDTWVTNTKREF
- a CDS encoding tetratricopeptide repeat protein, whose product is MKKGLLIIAFMLAAGLTQAQNTDINSIIKEGIKLNSEKDYTGAITKYNQALAADPENAQANYQMAYTLNAAGKGTEGIPYLNKVIKTGGDLTGPAYELMGSIYDASHQPQQAIEAYQQGIKLKPDYQPLYFNLGIAYFRAQKYADAEQAAIEAIKLDPKHANSQRLYGLVTFHQNKRVPALMGLCSFLLLDPEGPRADEAYTNLQSLLKGGDLKAGKADAETLLLNKTLSTAVAVPGGQLETQLKNIFLTVGKLGEKPGRQSFFWNYYAAFFYKLSQSPNFSTAVKLISLNAYKVGVVNWLQNNADKRKALDEWMASAERKF